From Paenibacillus sp. V4I7, one genomic window encodes:
- a CDS encoding ATP-binding protein codes for MRSGTADGTIGLTRSPNNDGFIKISVKDQGIGMTKEQIDKLGSPFYSLKESGTGLGMMVSFQIIRNLQRKVRINSEKDVGTEFSIYLPMI; via the coding sequence ATCAGAAGCGGAACGGCTGACGGCACTATTGGGTTGACCCGCTCCCCAAACAACGACGGTTTTATTAAGATTAGCGTGAAGGATCAAGGAATCGGTATGACAAAGGAGCAGATTGATAAACTGGGATCACCATTCTATTCACTTAAAGAAAGTGGAACTGGATTAGGTATGATGGTGAGCTTTCAGATCATTCGCAATCTTCAAAGGAAAGTACGAATCAACAGTGAGAAAGACGTAGGAACAGAGTTTTCAATTTATTTGCCTATGATCTAA
- a CDS encoding GntR family transcriptional regulator: MEEHLYEQLYRHIINEIKEGRLKAGDRVSSEKELAEQFGVSRITSKKALEKLAEAGVIKRIQGKGSFVASGVTGGLEQKRHSEERTGMVPAEKERPLIGFIIPNFSDEYGLQLLRSIEKQSAEHKYDLIIKRTWGSKEEEERAIQLLVSLGIKGLIVTPIHGEHYNAELLRLVLDKFPIVLVDRYLKGIPVCSVYTDNKKAAQDLTLHLIGRGHDKIAYLSPPEENTSTLEERILGYTLAFTQEGLKLNQDYCLTNLKGTLPMNLNGTAIDSDKKTIKSFLEQYPEVKAFVASEFLVATMLAQVIDSLGKSLDEYDIVCFDSLNDYLGKPIFTHIQQDEKRMGEGAVDLLVSQLIGEAVPEQRIIEHRMVVKK; the protein is encoded by the coding sequence ATGGAAGAACATTTATATGAACAGCTTTATAGGCATATTATTAATGAGATTAAAGAGGGAAGATTGAAGGCAGGAGATCGCGTATCTTCCGAGAAAGAACTGGCCGAACAGTTTGGTGTCAGCCGTATCACTTCCAAAAAAGCGCTGGAGAAGTTGGCCGAAGCAGGGGTCATCAAACGGATTCAGGGAAAAGGTTCGTTTGTAGCGAGTGGTGTTACTGGTGGATTAGAACAAAAGCGTCATTCGGAGGAAAGAACGGGTATGGTACCCGCTGAAAAAGAAAGACCTTTGATCGGGTTCATTATTCCGAATTTTTCCGACGAATACGGCCTGCAACTGCTTCGATCGATAGAAAAACAGAGTGCTGAGCACAAGTATGATCTGATCATCAAGCGAACTTGGGGGAGCAAGGAAGAAGAAGAACGCGCTATCCAATTGCTTGTCAGTCTAGGCATCAAGGGCTTAATCGTGACTCCCATTCATGGCGAACATTATAATGCTGAGCTGCTTCGTCTCGTATTGGACAAGTTTCCCATTGTATTAGTCGACAGATACTTGAAAGGAATTCCGGTTTGCTCGGTTTACACGGACAACAAGAAAGCCGCCCAGGATCTTACGCTTCATCTGATCGGGAGAGGCCACGATAAAATCGCCTATTTGTCTCCCCCGGAGGAAAACACATCAACTTTGGAGGAAAGGATATTGGGGTATACCTTGGCCTTTACACAAGAGGGATTGAAGCTAAATCAGGACTATTGTTTGACGAATTTAAAGGGTACCCTCCCTATGAACCTTAACGGAACCGCAATCGATAGTGACAAAAAGACGATTAAGAGCTTTTTGGAACAATATCCTGAAGTCAAGGCATTTGTCGCCTCGGAATTTCTGGTCGCAACCATGCTGGCTCAGGTTATCGATTCGTTGGGCAAATCGTTGGATGAATATGACATCGTTTGTTTTGACTCACTCAACGATTATCTTGGGAAGCCGATATTTACTCACATTCAACAAGACGAGAAACGGATGGGCGAAGGAGCGGTGGACTTGCTCGTCTCGCAGTTAATCGGAGAAGCCGTCCCCGAACAGAGAATTATCGAACATCGAATGGTCGTGAAAAAATAG
- a CDS encoding ABC transporter substrate-binding protein, translating into MRKSTKLAFPTLVSFLTISVLATACSSTTPTTGGTNSTTPSSTAASNEKGGQGNVTVTMWHGLTSIDLENMNKVVKAFEAKNPTVKIKLVYTESNEGADQKLLTAVAGGNPPDIAYFDRFKVGSWAAQGSLTDLSTMAAGAGINKNSYYPFAWDESNYKGKLYAIPLGTDSRLLFYNKDHFKEVGLDPNNPPKSLAELEAASEKLTIKDGKRFKRIGFIPWYSQGWLYSWGWSFGGDFQDKSTGKITANDPKVVDALQWMTDFGKKYNVEDIAGFTSAAGTDEMDPFISGQISMKISGNWTVAGIKKFKPNLNYGVTPIPTPTGSNFTTWSGGMSLIIPKGSKNIEPAWKFLEFLGKEEGQYLLNAQSGMSVIDSVNAKFGYKDDPIMKEFVNILPKSHNRPVIPEGQLLWNELASATEKATRSNGTPKENLDKVTETVNKALEKYNK; encoded by the coding sequence ATGAGAAAATCCACAAAACTCGCATTTCCAACACTGGTATCTTTTCTCACTATTTCAGTACTTGCAACTGCGTGTTCATCGACTACTCCAACTACGGGAGGCACTAATTCAACAACTCCATCAAGCACCGCAGCCTCGAACGAGAAAGGCGGACAAGGTAATGTAACTGTCACTATGTGGCACGGTCTTACCTCGATCGATTTGGAAAATATGAATAAAGTCGTGAAAGCATTTGAAGCGAAAAATCCCACGGTCAAAATCAAATTGGTGTATACAGAATCCAATGAGGGCGCCGATCAGAAGCTGCTTACTGCGGTCGCAGGTGGCAACCCTCCAGATATTGCCTATTTCGACCGATTTAAGGTCGGCTCTTGGGCAGCGCAAGGTTCATTGACTGACCTATCTACGATGGCTGCTGGAGCTGGAATAAATAAGAACTCGTATTATCCATTTGCATGGGATGAGTCCAATTATAAAGGCAAGTTATATGCCATTCCGTTAGGTACGGACTCACGTTTGCTGTTTTACAATAAGGATCATTTCAAAGAAGTTGGGCTCGACCCCAATAATCCTCCCAAATCGCTTGCCGAACTCGAAGCGGCTTCTGAAAAGTTGACCATCAAGGATGGCAAACGTTTCAAACGAATCGGTTTTATTCCATGGTATTCACAAGGCTGGCTATACAGCTGGGGATGGTCATTTGGGGGAGACTTCCAAGATAAATCAACTGGCAAAATCACTGCGAATGATCCTAAAGTCGTAGATGCGCTTCAGTGGATGACCGATTTTGGTAAAAAATACAATGTCGAGGACATTGCAGGATTCACAAGCGCAGCCGGTACGGATGAAATGGATCCATTCATTTCCGGTCAAATCAGTATGAAGATAAGTGGAAACTGGACGGTAGCTGGTATCAAAAAATTTAAGCCGAACCTGAATTACGGTGTTACACCGATACCGACACCTACTGGATCAAACTTTACGACGTGGTCGGGCGGCATGTCCCTTATTATCCCTAAAGGTTCCAAGAACATTGAACCCGCTTGGAAGTTCCTTGAATTCTTAGGTAAAGAAGAGGGGCAATATTTGCTGAATGCCCAGTCTGGCATGTCGGTTATTGATTCGGTTAACGCCAAGTTCGGGTACAAGGACGATCCAATTATGAAAGAATTCGTCAATATTCTTCCTAAATCACACAACCGTCCGGTCATTCCTGAAGGACAGCTGTTATGGAATGAATTAGCTTCTGCAACGGAAAAGGCCACTCGTAGTAATGGCACTCCGAAAGAAAATCTGGATAAAGTAACAGAAACCGTAAACAAAGCGCTGGAAAAATATAATAAATAA
- a CDS encoding HEAT repeat domain-containing protein → MQENTPLLLTDEQMREFITNGCLILKTDFSSDFHSNLVAQLNTVYAEEGNPGNNLLPRIRELQKVFDHPVVTGALTSVLGPNYMMHAHRHGHFNASATAGGWHKDSYWGYNRMRNHHPNWAMIMYFPQDTPVELGPTGVMPGTQNYQSRTFESNEQEGEVLASGEAGTFALIHYDIWHRSTPNVLGQPRYMLKFEFMRTELPQAPSWNNQEAAWRKPANLHLPIAEHDLMWEETWNWLSGKMASLAGTAASDPDQIKELSAKLAGFEPLAINAAYDLARRGQQGVDALLEGLNSENSQVSRVSAYGLSVSGSEAVNGLIAALHHENTEIATHAIFALGELRGVAAEAVPTLIKLLEHPADSVRCAVVDALGLMDTPLDDIVSSLGRCLQDENAQVRFMASLSLSRLGSQAEAAVPQLEIALDDENRYVRAHAAESLHYIGTERAKNTLIKFLLNSRWCPTTTKTNAFYP, encoded by the coding sequence ATGCAGGAAAACACACCTTTATTATTGACAGACGAGCAAATGAGAGAATTTATTACAAACGGGTGTTTGATTCTCAAAACTGATTTTTCGAGCGATTTTCACAGTAATCTTGTAGCACAATTAAACACGGTTTATGCGGAAGAGGGCAACCCCGGCAATAATTTACTACCCCGCATTCGTGAGCTGCAAAAAGTATTCGATCACCCTGTCGTGACAGGTGCTTTAACAAGCGTATTAGGGCCGAACTATATGATGCACGCACATAGACATGGGCATTTCAATGCCTCAGCTACGGCTGGAGGCTGGCATAAGGACAGCTATTGGGGTTATAACAGAATGCGCAATCACCACCCCAATTGGGCAATGATTATGTATTTCCCACAGGATACACCAGTGGAATTAGGACCAACAGGAGTAATGCCAGGCACACAAAATTACCAGAGTCGGACTTTTGAATCCAATGAACAAGAAGGGGAAGTCTTAGCAAGCGGCGAGGCGGGTACTTTTGCACTGATCCATTATGATATTTGGCATCGTTCCACGCCGAATGTGTTAGGACAGCCGCGTTACATGCTGAAATTTGAATTCATGCGTACAGAACTGCCGCAAGCACCTAGTTGGAATAATCAAGAGGCAGCATGGAGAAAGCCAGCTAACTTGCATTTGCCAATTGCCGAGCATGATTTAATGTGGGAAGAAACTTGGAACTGGCTGTCTGGAAAAATGGCCAGTCTGGCAGGAACAGCTGCATCTGATCCGGATCAAATTAAGGAGTTATCCGCTAAGTTAGCTGGTTTTGAGCCGCTAGCAATCAATGCGGCCTATGATCTGGCAAGAAGAGGGCAGCAGGGAGTAGACGCTTTACTCGAAGGATTAAATAGCGAGAATAGCCAAGTATCACGAGTTTCTGCTTATGGGTTATCCGTTTCAGGAAGCGAGGCCGTTAACGGGCTAATTGCAGCTTTACATCATGAAAATACTGAAATCGCTACACATGCGATATTTGCTCTTGGTGAATTAAGAGGGGTAGCGGCAGAAGCCGTTCCTACACTCATAAAGCTTCTCGAACATCCAGCTGATTCTGTTCGCTGCGCCGTAGTGGATGCACTTGGATTGATGGACACACCTTTGGATGACATTGTGTCAAGCTTAGGTAGATGTTTACAAGATGAGAACGCGCAAGTTCGCTTCATGGCAAGTTTATCCTTGTCTCGATTAGGCTCTCAAGCGGAAGCAGCTGTGCCGCAGTTGGAAATCGCGTTGGATGATGAGAACAGATATGTTCGTGCTCATGCTGCGGAATCTCTGCATTATATCGGTACGGAGCGGGCTAAGAATACGCTCATTAAGTTTCTGCTTAATTCTCGCTGGTGCCCGACAACGACAAAGACAAATGCTTTCTATCCATAA
- a CDS encoding glycerol-3-phosphate acyltransferase produces MTIVWTVCAFLSGSFMFSYWLGLIAQKNLKTVGDGNPGALNLWKAAGYKFGVVGIILDFLKGYLILLFVLGNEKIQGYSMISIALAPIIGHAFSPFLKGKGGKAIAVTFGVWSALSSFEVSLAFAVFLAILLSAIKVINRGKSTSTEADGLQVVIGFLLVGIYLYMRDYSSAILWVWLGNFLLLAYTHRYELAVYLKWR; encoded by the coding sequence ATGACCATTGTTTGGACGGTTTGTGCCTTTCTATCTGGATCCTTCATGTTTTCTTACTGGCTTGGCCTTATCGCCCAAAAAAACTTGAAGACGGTTGGTGACGGGAATCCGGGGGCTCTAAATCTGTGGAAGGCAGCTGGTTATAAGTTTGGTGTTGTTGGTATTATTCTCGACTTTTTAAAAGGATACCTTATCCTTCTTTTTGTATTGGGGAATGAAAAGATTCAAGGGTACTCCATGATTTCTATCGCACTGGCTCCGATTATCGGGCATGCCTTTTCTCCATTCCTTAAGGGGAAAGGAGGCAAAGCAATTGCTGTGACCTTCGGCGTATGGAGTGCATTATCAAGCTTTGAAGTTTCTCTTGCTTTTGCCGTGTTTTTGGCCATATTACTGAGTGCAATCAAAGTGATAAACAGAGGAAAGTCTACATCGACAGAGGCAGACGGCTTACAGGTTGTTATCGGTTTTCTGCTGGTAGGGATCTATTTGTATATGAGGGATTATTCGAGTGCGATCCTTTGGGTTTGGTTAGGGAATTTTCTACTGCTTGCCTATACTCATAGATATGAGCTTGCTGTCTATTTAAAGTGGCGATGA
- a CDS encoding carbohydrate ABC transporter permease, protein MNPLAVKKINRALAHLCLIIASFFFIIPFIWLVSTSLKPLTQIFTFPPEWIPHPFQWSNYSRAVEYIPFWTYLKNTAMITIISTIGVIISCPLVAYSFAKLEWRGRGVLFFVTLAVMMIPGQVTMIPLFLLFSKLGWVGTSLPLIIPQFFGVPFYIFLLRQFFLGLPDALREAARIDGASEFRIYLQIMFPLAKSAVLAVALFQFMGSWTDFIGPLLYLTNEPSYTVSLGLQQFQSQKGSEWGLLMAVSTLMTLPVIVLFFFLQKTFINGITFSGIKG, encoded by the coding sequence ATGAATCCTCTAGCTGTAAAAAAAATTAACCGAGCTTTAGCTCATTTATGCCTAATTATTGCTTCATTCTTTTTCATTATTCCGTTTATTTGGCTGGTCTCAACTTCTCTAAAACCGCTCACACAAATCTTTACATTTCCCCCTGAGTGGATCCCACATCCTTTTCAGTGGAGTAACTATTCCCGTGCGGTAGAGTATATCCCTTTCTGGACATATTTGAAAAATACGGCGATGATTACAATCATTAGTACGATCGGTGTGATCATATCCTGTCCCTTGGTTGCATACAGTTTTGCCAAGTTGGAATGGCGCGGTCGCGGTGTGTTGTTCTTCGTCACCCTCGCAGTTATGATGATTCCCGGACAAGTGACTATGATCCCCCTCTTCCTTTTGTTTTCTAAATTGGGTTGGGTGGGAACATCTCTCCCGCTCATTATTCCCCAATTTTTTGGAGTACCGTTTTACATTTTCTTATTAAGGCAGTTTTTTCTTGGACTGCCGGATGCCCTTCGCGAAGCGGCCCGCATAGACGGCGCAAGTGAGTTTCGTATTTATCTACAGATCATGTTTCCGTTAGCCAAGTCCGCCGTTTTAGCTGTGGCACTGTTTCAATTTATGGGAAGCTGGACCGATTTCATTGGTCCTCTGCTTTATTTAACTAATGAGCCTTCCTATACGGTCTCACTCGGATTGCAGCAATTCCAAAGTCAAAAAGGTTCCGAGTGGGGCCTGTTAATGGCCGTATCCACCTTGATGACATTACCAGTTATTGTATTGTTCTTTTTTCTCCAGAAAACGTTTATTAACGGAATTACCTTTAGTGGTATAAAAGGATAA
- a CDS encoding glycosyltransferase family 2 protein has protein sequence MAIYGLVVIGCLCGFLLFRKNVITVSQEKGPENVKLSIIIPARNEACNLPHLLHALKVQTLEPFEIIVVDDFSEDDTKEIAESYGVTVISSTSLPQGWTGKNWAVWNGYLQASGDLIAFLDADLRLAPRALEALVKARNKAGGVVSVVPFHYTQKFVERLALIFNVLGVFAFTSPFEKKNPKKGLYGSCILTTREDYEKINGHESIKSEMLDDLNLGATYRNAGIQVTNFIGQGLVSFRMYPQGIQSEVQGFGKGAVLSTTKLSPGTILLVAIWVVGLIASETFFLFINTSWALPLFIGYLLYMIQLFYLIKHVGRFGIIMPVLHVLSTLFFIFVMLYSVYQVVFLGHVSWKGRHVKVGSRRGQ, from the coding sequence GTGGCGATATATGGTTTAGTTGTCATCGGATGTCTATGTGGTTTCTTGTTATTTAGAAAAAATGTGATTACTGTCAGTCAGGAAAAAGGTCCGGAAAATGTGAAGCTGTCTATCATAATCCCTGCCAGGAATGAAGCATGCAATTTGCCTCATCTTCTCCATGCACTCAAGGTACAAACCCTGGAACCCTTTGAAATTATCGTTGTTGATGATTTCTCGGAGGACGATACGAAGGAAATAGCTGAAAGTTACGGGGTTACTGTGATTAGCAGCACGAGCCTTCCACAGGGTTGGACGGGTAAAAACTGGGCCGTATGGAACGGATATTTGCAAGCCTCGGGTGATTTAATTGCCTTTCTTGATGCGGATCTTCGCTTAGCTCCGCGTGCGCTGGAGGCATTAGTTAAGGCGAGAAATAAAGCGGGAGGCGTCGTTTCTGTCGTTCCCTTCCATTATACGCAGAAGTTTGTTGAAAGACTGGCGCTGATCTTTAATGTGCTTGGTGTATTCGCTTTTACATCTCCTTTTGAAAAGAAAAATCCGAAAAAAGGTCTGTATGGCTCCTGCATCTTAACGACTAGGGAAGATTATGAGAAAATCAACGGACATGAAAGCATCAAGTCGGAGATGTTGGATGATTTGAACCTTGGGGCCACCTATAGGAATGCCGGGATTCAAGTGACGAATTTTATCGGGCAAGGCCTGGTTTCTTTTCGAATGTATCCACAAGGGATCCAAAGCGAGGTTCAAGGATTCGGTAAAGGAGCAGTCCTAAGCACGACTAAATTAAGTCCGGGCACGATCCTCCTTGTTGCCATTTGGGTTGTCGGGCTAATTGCTTCAGAAACTTTCTTCCTATTTATCAACACTTCATGGGCGCTACCCCTTTTCATCGGGTATCTCTTATACATGATTCAGTTGTTTTATTTGATTAAACATGTTGGTAGGTTTGGAATCATTATGCCTGTTTTGCATGTTCTCTCAACATTATTTTTCATCTTCGTCATGCTGTATTCCGTCTATCAGGTCGTTTTCCTTGGGCATGTGTCATGGAAAGGACGGCACGTCAAGGTAGGAAGCAGGAGGGGGCAATGA
- a CDS encoding AraC family transcriptional regulator → MTYPQDLMEKTPLWDSSYPIRFYRNRPHSAAKDDNILYLHWHEHFEIIDMQVGKAIFHIDSRPYEANAGDLLFVPAGALHVGYNAANEEMEYVAVVFNASLLRVLHPDPVHERYILPFLDGRVPLPVKLLAEDELAAPYRRLIRESTAEFEHKNAAYELVIKHNFQLLFALLSRQFLPEKFIDKPAPARHSESFKPLIQHIESHIAEPLSVEQAARMVNLNPYHFCKTFKKLTGRTFVDYVNWLRINEADRLLRETEWTVTEIAERIGCGNANYFTKLYKKYKSFPPSDIRRKRESAMKSVPPLS, encoded by the coding sequence ATGACGTACCCTCAAGATTTAATGGAGAAAACACCACTCTGGGATAGCAGCTATCCAATCCGTTTCTACCGAAACCGACCGCATTCAGCCGCTAAAGACGATAACATTCTGTATCTTCACTGGCATGAACATTTCGAGATCATTGATATGCAGGTTGGTAAAGCGATATTTCATATAGATAGCCGTCCTTATGAGGCCAACGCTGGTGACCTGCTTTTTGTGCCCGCGGGAGCTTTGCATGTAGGCTACAACGCAGCAAATGAAGAAATGGAGTATGTCGCTGTCGTTTTTAATGCTTCCTTGCTGAGAGTGTTGCACCCAGACCCCGTGCACGAACGGTATATCCTCCCGTTTCTGGACGGGCGAGTTCCACTGCCTGTCAAATTATTGGCCGAGGATGAACTTGCTGCTCCTTACCGTAGACTCATTCGTGAATCTACAGCCGAGTTTGAGCATAAAAATGCCGCGTACGAGCTCGTCATCAAACATAACTTTCAGCTGCTTTTCGCTCTACTATCTCGGCAATTTTTACCGGAGAAGTTCATAGATAAACCTGCTCCTGCCCGTCATTCGGAATCTTTCAAACCGTTGATCCAGCATATAGAATCCCATATAGCTGAGCCATTATCGGTTGAGCAGGCTGCACGGATGGTGAATCTGAACCCGTATCATTTTTGCAAAACGTTCAAGAAGCTAACCGGACGTACCTTCGTAGATTACGTGAACTGGCTGCGAATCAACGAAGCTGATCGTTTACTTCGTGAAACCGAATGGACAGTAACCGAAATCGCTGAGCGGATTGGCTGCGGAAACGCTAACTATTTTACAAAGCTATACAAGAAATATAAGAGTTTCCCGCCTTCTGACATTCGGCGAAAACGGGAGTCCGCTATGAAGTCAGTCCCCCCATTATCTTAG
- a CDS encoding sugar phosphate isomerase/epimerase: MNKKLRVGTLVGGGDAVRIIPQIAKHGFESYSLSFWQTTGNIDLKETAKRVADIVAEHDAVISTIGVFGNPLTGTGDNKDTLASWERLIDHAHLFGTDIVNGFTGRIPDRPIDESIPKFKEVFGELSRRAADHGVRLAFENCDMGGTWKTGDWNIAHNPTAWNLMFNAVPADNIGLEWEPCHQMVSLIDPIPQLRKWVDKVFHVHGKDATIAWDIVREYGVHGSQEFVWHRTPGFGDTNWSDIITILRQAGYQGTIDIEGWHDPVYRDELEMTGQVHALNYLKRCRGGDYIPNPV, from the coding sequence ATGAATAAGAAGCTTAGAGTGGGTACTTTAGTTGGTGGTGGAGATGCCGTTCGCATCATCCCCCAAATTGCCAAGCACGGATTTGAATCCTACAGCTTATCCTTTTGGCAAACAACGGGGAATATCGATCTCAAAGAAACGGCAAAGCGGGTAGCCGACATTGTGGCAGAGCACGACGCTGTCATATCTACGATAGGTGTATTCGGAAATCCACTCACGGGAACAGGAGATAATAAGGATACACTCGCGAGCTGGGAGCGGCTTATTGATCATGCACATCTCTTTGGTACCGATATCGTAAACGGTTTTACCGGCCGTATTCCGGATCGTCCAATTGATGAGTCCATACCGAAGTTCAAGGAAGTGTTTGGTGAGCTTTCTCGGAGAGCCGCTGATCACGGTGTGCGACTTGCTTTTGAGAATTGTGATATGGGCGGAACGTGGAAGACAGGGGATTGGAACATTGCCCATAACCCAACTGCCTGGAATCTAATGTTTAATGCCGTACCGGCGGATAACATTGGTCTGGAATGGGAGCCGTGCCATCAGATGGTTAGTTTAATCGATCCGATTCCACAGTTACGTAAATGGGTCGATAAAGTGTTCCACGTCCACGGCAAAGATGCGACAATTGCGTGGGATATTGTTCGGGAATATGGGGTCCATGGGAGCCAAGAGTTCGTTTGGCACCGTACACCTGGCTTTGGGGACACGAATTGGTCCGATATTATTACGATTCTGCGTCAGGCAGGCTACCAAGGTACAATCGACATTGAAGGCTGGCATGATCCTGTCTACCGTGATGAGCTCGAGATGACGGGTCAGGTGCATGCTTTGAACTATTTAAAACGCTGCCGTGGCGGAGATTACATTCCAAACCCTGTTTAA
- a CDS encoding carbohydrate ABC transporter permease: protein MAKLAESVHLKASPVARKQRSFRRTNVIGWLFASPWALGLICFYAIPMFASIYFSFTTYSILQPGEFVGLNNYKDLFNDPLFWKSIYNTIYFAVFFVPISIFFGVALAMMLNLKVKGMAIYRTIFFLPTLVPQVALAVLWMWLLHPNFGLVNGMLASIGIDGPPWLGGEAWSKPSLILMSLWGIGHAVVIYLAGLGDIPDEYYEAAEIDGANWFQKTKTVTLPLLTPVIFYNLVMGTIGAFQQFTLPYTMTKGQGTPANSMTFYVMYLYENGFRYFKMGYASAMAWILFVIVMALTALIFISSKRWVHYQGK, encoded by the coding sequence ATGGCGAAACTAGCCGAATCGGTTCATTTAAAAGCTTCTCCAGTAGCAAGAAAACAAAGATCATTTCGCCGAACTAACGTGATTGGGTGGCTCTTTGCTTCACCTTGGGCTTTAGGGCTCATTTGCTTTTATGCAATTCCAATGTTCGCATCAATTTACTTTAGCTTCACCACTTACAGCATCCTGCAGCCTGGAGAATTTGTCGGTCTGAATAATTATAAGGATCTTTTTAATGATCCTTTGTTTTGGAAATCCATATACAACACAATCTATTTTGCTGTATTTTTTGTTCCTATAAGTATATTTTTCGGTGTGGCACTCGCCATGATGTTAAATTTGAAGGTCAAAGGTATGGCTATATACAGAACGATCTTCTTCTTACCGACTCTTGTGCCACAGGTGGCTTTGGCTGTTCTGTGGATGTGGTTGTTACATCCAAACTTCGGTTTGGTGAATGGGATGTTAGCAAGCATCGGTATCGATGGCCCCCCTTGGCTGGGTGGTGAAGCTTGGTCCAAGCCCTCGCTCATCCTTATGTCGCTTTGGGGTATTGGTCATGCTGTCGTCATCTATCTTGCTGGATTAGGAGACATCCCCGATGAATACTACGAAGCAGCGGAAATCGATGGGGCCAATTGGTTTCAGAAAACGAAAACAGTAACGCTGCCTTTGCTAACTCCTGTTATTTTCTATAATCTGGTTATGGGAACGATCGGTGCGTTCCAACAGTTCACGCTTCCTTACACAATGACCAAAGGACAAGGTACCCCTGCAAATTCCATGACATTTTACGTCATGTATTTATACGAGAACGGATTCAGATATTTCAAAATGGGCTATGCTTCCGCCATGGCATGGATTTTGTTTGTTATCGTTATGGCATTAACTGCATTGATTTTCATTTCGTCTAAACGATGGGTTCATTATCAAGGGAAATAA
- a CDS encoding UxaA family hydrolase gives MLRDIPSGESIHFYKGASMQTLTLHDSIPFGHKVAIAFIQQGAEVVKYGDVIGKATQDIRAGEHVHVHNIEGIRGRGDIPKTHES, from the coding sequence GTGCTGCGCGATATTCCGAGCGGTGAATCTATTCATTTCTATAAGGGTGCAAGTATGCAAACGCTAACATTGCATGATTCTATCCCATTCGGACACAAGGTAGCCATTGCATTCATCCAACAAGGTGCCGAGGTCGTTAAATATGGGGATGTCATTGGTAAAGCAACCCAAGATATTCGAGCTGGCGAGCATGTTCATGTCCACAATATTGAAGGTATTCGCGGTCGCGGAGATATACCGAAAACACATGAATCCTAA
- a CDS encoding hemolysin III family protein has translation MEDRLALREERLNALSHGMGAALSAFGLFLLLQRSVLFEDLAYIISNAIYGVSFCLLYLSSTLLHCSRSKKWGERFEVMDHSAIFIAIAGSYTPFLLITLQGTLGYTLLLLIWGLAFGGVRYVHLIIRRFMPWGLLMYLLMGAFMVSLVGPLGELLPSMALAWLMFGVAFYCMGVPFFLWRRLKYHHVIWHLFVLAGSSCHFIAVYAYVMPAVL, from the coding sequence ATGGAAGATAGATTAGCTCTGAGGGAAGAACGGTTAAATGCATTAAGCCACGGCATGGGCGCGGCGCTAAGTGCCTTCGGTCTTTTTTTACTTTTACAACGTTCCGTTCTGTTCGAAGATCTTGCCTATATCATTAGCAATGCGATTTATGGGGTATCCTTTTGCTTGCTATATCTGTCCTCGACCCTGCTGCATTGCTCTCGCTCGAAGAAGTGGGGCGAACGCTTTGAAGTCATGGACCATTCGGCTATCTTTATTGCCATTGCAGGCTCGTATACGCCATTCCTACTGATTACCTTGCAAGGAACTCTTGGTTACACTTTGCTGCTGTTGATATGGGGATTAGCTTTCGGAGGCGTGCGCTATGTTCATTTAATCATTAGGCGGTTTATGCCTTGGGGCTTGCTGATGTATTTATTGATGGGTGCTTTCATGGTTTCATTAGTCGGTCCACTAGGTGAACTTCTTCCCTCAATGGCTCTAGCTTGGTTAATGTTCGGAGTCGCTTTTTACTGCATGGGCGTACCGTTCTTTCTTTGGCGAAGATTAAAATATCACCATGTCATTTGGCATTTGTTTGTGCTTGCAGGAAGCAGCTGTCACTTTATTGCTGTCTATGCTTATGTGATGCCTGCCGTTTTGTAG